One Betta splendens chromosome 8, fBetSpl5.4, whole genome shotgun sequence DNA segment encodes these proteins:
- the prkcsh gene encoding glucosidase 2 subunit beta gives MMCIQSLLLMLLCVGVFSVEVQRPRGVPSWKRQFYEEGKPFTCLDGSRTIPFDRVNDDYCDCKDGSDEPGTAACPNGSFYCTNAGFRSTFIPSSRINDGVCDCCDTTDEYNSGAACQNTCREMGQKEREVMEKMAEIAKEGFHLKQQLIQEAKKSLEEKKTKMTDVQVNKKDLEEKVEALRTVKEAAEQPEKEAKERHLKAWEDNKALIRMEKDKARMAEVFLELDDNDDGFVSVAELLSHAEFDSDSDGTFTEEEAQGILGGVEKVDTLGFESIWNNVKERYVSETATDAAAPAEMPQEEIREPVPDNDSEHYPDDDIPEDEDEDDEDDEDDDPDDDYKTPPTTQTQEPKDDVDEGPMPPYDEETQLLIDSAQKARDEFDEAERALREVDDQIKNLEKEISFDFGPGLEFAYLYSQCYELTTSEYIYRLCPFNRVSQKPKYGGSETNLGTWGKWAGPEGDVYSAMKYEHGTGCWQGPNRSTTVKLTCGKETVVTSTSEPSRCEYLMEFTSPAACQEPSNSVSEHEHQEL, from the exons ATGATGTGCATTCAGTCACTCCTCctgatgctgctttgtgttgGGGTCTTTTCGGTAGAGGTTCAACGCCCTCGCGGTGTCCCTTCCTGGA AACGTCAGTTCTACGAAGAGGGGAAACCTTTTACTTGTCTGGATGGCTCCCGCACTATTCCATTTGACAGAGTAAATGATGACTATTGTGACTGCAAGGATGGCTCTGATGAGCCTG GCACTGCTGCTTGTCCCAATGGCAGCTTTTACTGCACCAATGCTGGTTTCCGGTCAACTTTCATTCCTTCTTCCCGGATCAATGATGGAGTCTGTG ACTGCTGTGACACAACAGATGAATACAACAGTGGCGCTGCCTGTCAGAACACATGCAG GGAGATGGGACAGAAAGAGAGGGAAGTCATGGAAAAGATGGCAGAGATTGCTAAAGAGGGCTTTCATCTTAAGCAACAACTAATCCAGGAGGCGAAAAAATCCCTAGAAGAGAAAAAG ACCAAAATGACAGATGTACAGGTTAATAAGAAGGATCTGGAAGAGAAGGTGGAAGCTCTCAGAACTGTAAAAGAAGCCGCAGAACAGCCAGAGAAAGAAGCTAAAGAGCGCCATCTAAAGGCATGGGAAG atAATAAGGCTCTTATTCGCATGGAGAAGGACAAAGCTAGAATGGCTGAGGTGTTTCTTGAACtggatgataatgatgatggctT TGTATCAGTGGCGGAGCTTCTTTCTCATGCTGAGTTCGACTCCGATTCAGATGGTACATTTACAGAAGAAGAGGCTCAG GGAATATTGGGAGGAGTAGAGAAAGTGGACACACTAGGATTTGAATCTATCTGGAATAACGTAAAAGAAAGATATGTATCCGAG ACCGCCACAgacgctgctgcaccagcagagaTGCCGCAGGAGGAGATAAGGGAGCCAGTTCCTGACAATGACTCTGAACACTACCCTGATGACGACATCCCAGAGGACGAAGATGAGGATGacgaagatgatgaagatgacgatCCAGATGACGATTATAAG ACTCCTCCTACAACGCAAACCCAAGAACCGAAGGATGATGTTGACGAGGGACCTATGCCACCCTATGATGAGGAAACTCAGCTTCTCATTGACT CTGCTCAGAAAGCCAGGGATGAGTTTGATGAAGCTGAGCGAGCTCTGCGGGAAGTGGATGACCAAATCAA AAATCTAGAGAAGGAGATTTCTTTCGACTTTGGACCAGGCCTTGAGTTTGCCTACCTCTACAGCCAGTGTTACGAGCTAACAACTAGCGA GTACATTTACAGGCTGTGTCCTTTCAACAGAGTATCTCAGAAACCAAAATATGGTGGATCTGAAACTAACCTAGG AACATGGGGAAAATGGGCTGGACCTGAGGGCGATGTCTACTCTGCAATGAAATATGAACATGGAACAGGGTGCTGGCAAGGCCCCAACAGATCAACCACA GTTAAGTTGACATGTGGAAAGGAGACAGTTGTGACCTCTACTTCAGAGCCCAGTCGCTGTGAGTATCTGATGGAGTTTACTAGTCCTGCTGCTTGCCAGGAGCCTTCGAACTCAGTTTCAGAGCATGAGCATCAAGAACTCTAG